In Maridesulfovibrio sp., a single genomic region encodes these proteins:
- a CDS encoding sigma-54 dependent transcriptional regulator: MPETYRILVVDDEESILKLLGKELSSSERIVHTANCAKTAREMVRKERYEVIVCDIRLPDGDGLELLTEFKDMEPDVEVILITGHGNIDNAVEAIRIGAYDYITKPFRIDRVELVVDRAWQRVCLTRENRSYKHSHQCDTASSQLIGSSAPIKQIRHLINKVAPTNVPVLITGESGAGKDVVAHAIHCASLRSAKPMIVKNCATLQKELSRSELFGHTKGSFTGATENCDGLMTFAHTGTLFLDEIGELPFEVQASLLRVLEAHTFRRVGEKDERTVDIRFLFATNRNLAMEVEEGRFHEALFHRINVFNISLPELKDRREDVPLLIDFFLHKMGLQMGQGEYNVSERAMQCMLSYHWPGNVRELRNVLERSIILAENNVITCSCLPKEIADQPEREGEAGILSLERMEREHIIKALDFFNGNRQKAAQALGIGRKTLYRKIDKYNL, from the coding sequence ATGCCCGAGACATATAGAATCCTTGTTGTTGATGATGAAGAGTCCATTCTCAAACTGCTCGGTAAGGAACTAAGCAGTTCCGAACGGATCGTGCACACTGCGAACTGTGCTAAAACAGCCAGGGAAATGGTGCGCAAGGAGCGTTACGAAGTCATTGTCTGCGATATCCGTCTCCCGGACGGGGACGGCCTTGAACTGCTTACCGAATTCAAGGATATGGAGCCGGATGTGGAAGTTATCCTCATAACCGGCCACGGCAACATCGATAATGCAGTGGAAGCCATCCGCATAGGGGCTTACGACTACATAACCAAACCGTTCCGTATCGACAGAGTGGAACTCGTCGTGGACCGGGCCTGGCAGAGAGTCTGTCTGACTCGGGAAAACCGCAGCTACAAGCATTCTCACCAGTGTGATACGGCCAGTTCCCAGCTCATAGGAAGCTCGGCACCCATAAAGCAGATACGCCACCTGATAAACAAGGTTGCCCCGACCAATGTACCGGTACTCATCACCGGAGAATCAGGAGCGGGTAAGGACGTTGTAGCCCACGCCATTCATTGCGCGAGCCTTCGTTCCGCCAAGCCGATGATCGTAAAAAACTGTGCAACCCTCCAGAAGGAACTTTCCCGAAGCGAACTTTTCGGCCACACCAAGGGATCTTTCACCGGGGCTACGGAAAACTGCGACGGGCTTATGACCTTCGCGCACACCGGCACTCTTTTTCTGGATGAGATCGGCGAACTTCCTTTTGAAGTGCAGGCGTCCCTCCTCCGGGTACTTGAAGCGCACACCTTCCGCCGCGTAGGGGAAAAAGATGAGCGCACCGTGGATATCCGGTTCCTGTTCGCCACCAACCGCAATCTTGCCATGGAAGTGGAGGAAGGCAGATTCCACGAAGCTCTCTTCCACCGCATAAACGTATTCAACATCAGCCTGCCGGAACTTAAGGACCGCCGGGAGGATGTCCCCCTGCTGATAGATTTTTTCCTGCACAAAATGGGACTGCAGATGGGTCAGGGTGAATACAATGTCAGTGAAAGAGCCATGCAGTGCATGCTTTCATATCACTGGCCCGGGAACGTGCGAGAACTTCGCAACGTTCTTGAGCGGAGCATCATTCTGGCCGAGAACAACGTCATAACCTGTTCCTGCCTCCCCAAGGAAATTGCCGACCAGCCCGAAAGAGAAGGTGAAGCCGGGATACTCTCCCTTGAACGCATGGAGCGCGAACACATCATCAAGGCGCTTGATTTCTTCAACGGCAACCGCCAGAAAGCCGCACAGGCTCTCGGCATAGGACGCAAAACACTCTACCGCAAGATAGACAAATACAACCTCTGA
- a CDS encoding iron-containing alcohol dehydrogenase gives MAVREQVNGFFIPSVTLIGIGAHKEIPARIKALGGKKPLLVTDKGITGVGITQQIVDILKAEGMDCVVYDETIPNPTDKNVAAGVSAYQDNGCDSLITLGGGSSHDCGKGVGLVVSNGGTIHDYEGVDKSTKPMPPYVAVNTTAGTASEMTRFCIITDTSRKVKMAIVDWRVTPGIALDDPLLMMGMPPALTAATGMDALTHSVEAYVSTIATPITDACAEKSIRLINQYLRRAVANGQDIEAREGMCYAQYLGGMAFNNASLGHVHAMAHQLGGFYDLPHGECNAILLPHVEQYNLIAKVDRFATMAEWLGVNTAGMAPRDAADAALDAIRRLSADVGIPAGLIALGEKYGKKVSADDIPTMTGNAQKDACGLTNPRSMSDAAVAAIYKAAL, from the coding sequence ATGGCAGTACGTGAACAAGTCAACGGTTTCTTTATTCCCAGCGTAACCCTCATCGGTATCGGCGCTCACAAAGAAATCCCCGCACGCATCAAAGCTCTTGGCGGGAAAAAACCTCTGCTGGTTACTGACAAAGGTATCACCGGTGTTGGAATCACCCAGCAGATTGTTGATATTCTGAAAGCTGAAGGCATGGATTGCGTTGTTTATGACGAAACCATCCCCAACCCCACCGACAAGAACGTTGCAGCCGGCGTATCCGCCTATCAGGACAACGGTTGTGACTCCCTGATCACTCTTGGTGGCGGTAGCTCCCATGACTGCGGTAAAGGTGTCGGCCTGGTTGTTTCCAACGGCGGAACCATCCATGACTACGAAGGCGTGGACAAATCCACCAAACCCATGCCTCCTTACGTAGCTGTTAACACCACTGCAGGAACCGCTTCTGAAATGACCCGTTTCTGCATCATCACCGACACTTCCCGCAAAGTTAAGATGGCTATCGTTGACTGGCGCGTAACTCCGGGTATCGCCCTTGACGACCCGCTGCTCATGATGGGCATGCCACCGGCACTGACCGCAGCAACCGGTATGGACGCCCTGACTCACTCCGTAGAAGCATACGTTTCCACAATCGCAACCCCCATCACCGACGCTTGTGCTGAAAAGTCCATCAGACTTATCAACCAGTACCTGCGCCGCGCAGTTGCAAACGGACAGGACATCGAAGCCCGTGAAGGCATGTGCTACGCTCAGTATCTCGGCGGTATGGCATTCAACAACGCATCTCTCGGCCACGTTCACGCCATGGCTCACCAGCTCGGCGGTTTCTACGACCTGCCTCACGGTGAATGCAACGCCATCCTCCTGCCCCACGTTGAGCAGTACAACCTGATCGCCAAGGTTGACCGTTTCGCCACCATGGCTGAATGGCTCGGCGTGAATACTGCCGGTATGGCTCCTCGTGACGCTGCTGACGCCGCTCTCGACGCTATCCGCAGACTGTCCGCAGACGTAGGTATTCCTGCCGGTCTGATCGCCCTCGGCGAAAAGTACGGCAAGAAGGTTTCTGCCGACGACATCCCCACCATGACCGGCAACGCACAGAAGGATGCCTGCGGTCTCACCAACCCCAGATCCATGTCTGACGCTGCTGTAGCTGCCATCTACAAGGCTGCCCTTTAG
- a CDS encoding ATP-binding protein — protein sequence MGNKTNLHDLIGIEHHKLNFFQELQQNIKELKEINRESEDQRCEITAILDGITDVMMVLSENMEIISVNRIFERLFPGVNPIGKKCYSLFRDTNRPCAECPAFKSLSTNSVCRDTAIFRIDGKNMQFDMVASPLRNPDIKENRILIFKRDVTMEKEYQAKFYQAEKMATIGVLAAGVAHEINNPMAAVAGFAEGIQRRLTRLDEAIPDDLAEDLYDYTNTILKECLRCQDIVKTLLSFSRPVKSEFLPVDLNQVARDTLRLLDHQFRRYRHINLTLDLKASLQHIYGNEAQLKQVVLNLLTNAVDAVEKKGDISVQTFVDGDHVGLRVCDTGCGIPEDNRDMLFEPFFTTKKVGRGIGIGLSTCYNIVREHRGEIIVDSEVGIGSCFTVRFPTSES from the coding sequence ATGGGTAACAAGACCAATCTGCACGATCTCATCGGCATTGAACACCACAAACTCAACTTCTTTCAGGAATTGCAGCAGAACATCAAGGAACTGAAGGAGATCAACCGGGAATCCGAGGACCAGCGCTGCGAAATAACAGCCATTCTCGACGGGATTACCGACGTGATGATGGTACTGTCCGAAAATATGGAAATAATTTCGGTCAACAGAATTTTTGAAAGACTCTTCCCCGGCGTCAACCCTATAGGTAAGAAATGCTATTCCCTGTTCAGGGACACGAACAGACCCTGCGCGGAATGCCCGGCCTTCAAGTCTCTGTCCACCAACTCGGTATGCAGGGATACGGCCATTTTCCGCATTGACGGCAAGAACATGCAGTTCGACATGGTGGCCTCACCGCTGCGAAATCCGGACATAAAAGAAAACCGGATACTCATTTTCAAGCGCGATGTTACTATGGAAAAAGAATATCAGGCCAAATTCTATCAGGCTGAAAAAATGGCCACCATCGGGGTTCTGGCCGCCGGGGTGGCACACGAAATAAACAATCCCATGGCGGCTGTTGCCGGTTTTGCCGAAGGCATACAGCGCAGGCTGACCAGGCTGGACGAGGCCATACCGGACGACCTTGCCGAAGACCTCTATGACTACACCAACACCATTTTAAAAGAATGCCTCCGCTGCCAGGATATAGTCAAAACCCTGCTTTCCTTCAGCCGCCCTGTAAAATCGGAATTTCTGCCGGTGGACCTCAACCAGGTTGCCAGGGATACACTGCGGCTGCTGGATCACCAGTTCCGCCGTTACAGGCACATAAACCTTACCCTGGACCTGAAGGCATCGTTGCAGCACATCTACGGAAATGAGGCACAGTTGAAACAGGTCGTCCTCAACCTGCTGACCAATGCGGTCGATGCGGTAGAAAAAAAAGGCGATATTTCAGTGCAGACATTCGTGGATGGCGACCATGTCGGCCTGAGAGTATGTGATACCGGATGCGGTATTCCCGAAGACAACAGGGACATGCTCTTCGAGCCGTTCTTCACCACCAAGAAAGTAGGACGAGGAATAGGCATCGGCCTTTCCACCTGCTACAACATTGTAAGAGAACACCGCGGTGAAATAATCGTGGACAGTGAAGTGGGAATAGGATCCTGCTTTACGGTCAGGTTTCCCACCAGTGAGAGTTGA
- a CDS encoding ATP-grasp domain-containing protein, protein MFILEKPYVSEFLKQTLIEKGYTVLDNETARRAFEDKPAGMVPAEEFLAQYKRAPECPVYSNSENAIDWMDGHLDIGGLPDKIRLFKDKGAFRDLLKDLYPDFYYRMAALEGLDSVAPAELPFPCVVKPSVGFFSLGVHMVESAADWPGALDAIHSEVSRIRTMYPAKVLELDNFIIEQCIEGEEFAVDAYFDKQGNPVIINILGHLFASSDDVGDRCYITSPKIISEHHDEFIALLAEIGKRADLRNFPIHIELRRDNSGHIGIIEVNPMRFAGWCVTDLAYYAYGINPYEYFMESKIPDWGKISNCCKGKVYAMIIGDIDSSVDCSKIKSVNYEAFLSNFTKPLELRKIDYREYPVFAFTFAEVEEENMEELKKMLHADFTQYLEFE, encoded by the coding sequence ATGTTTATACTGGAAAAGCCTTATGTTTCTGAATTCCTGAAACAGACCCTGATTGAAAAGGGATATACCGTACTGGACAACGAGACCGCACGCCGTGCGTTTGAAGATAAACCCGCAGGCATGGTGCCTGCTGAGGAGTTCCTCGCGCAGTACAAGCGCGCCCCCGAATGTCCGGTATACTCCAATTCCGAAAACGCCATAGACTGGATGGACGGGCACCTTGATATCGGCGGCCTCCCCGATAAAATACGCCTTTTCAAGGACAAGGGCGCATTCCGCGATCTCTTGAAAGACCTCTACCCGGATTTCTATTACCGCATGGCAGCCCTTGAAGGATTGGATTCCGTTGCACCGGCGGAGCTTCCTTTTCCTTGTGTTGTAAAACCGAGTGTCGGTTTTTTCAGCCTGGGGGTACACATGGTTGAGTCTGCAGCAGACTGGCCTGGAGCACTTGATGCCATCCATAGCGAAGTTTCACGCATCAGAACCATGTATCCGGCCAAAGTACTTGAACTTGATAATTTCATAATCGAACAATGCATCGAAGGTGAAGAATTTGCTGTTGATGCCTATTTCGACAAGCAGGGCAATCCGGTCATCATCAACATCCTCGGCCACCTTTTCGCCTCCAGCGATGATGTCGGCGACCGCTGCTACATAACTTCCCCGAAAATAATAAGTGAACACCATGACGAATTCATCGCACTGCTTGCAGAGATCGGGAAGAGAGCGGACTTACGAAACTTCCCCATCCACATAGAACTGCGCAGGGACAATTCCGGCCATATAGGAATCATAGAGGTCAACCCCATGCGTTTCGCAGGCTGGTGCGTAACCGATCTGGCCTACTATGCCTACGGCATAAATCCGTACGAATATTTCATGGAGAGCAAAATCCCGGACTGGGGTAAGATTTCCAACTGCTGCAAAGGGAAAGTCTACGCCATGATCATCGGCGATATTGATTCATCCGTTGATTGTTCGAAGATCAAATCCGTCAACTATGAAGCGTTTTTATCCAACTTTACCAAGCCGCTGGAACTAAGAAAGATAGATTACCGTGAATACCCGGTATTTGCTTTCACTTTCGCCGAAGTGGAGGAAGAGAACATGGAAGAACTGAAAAAAATGCTTCATGCGGATTTTACGCAGTATCTTGAGTTTGAGTAG
- a CDS encoding iron-containing alcohol dehydrogenase, with the protein MQITKFAIPEVIFGNGSIQFLASCAMRLGGKRVLLVSDKGIEKSGWVQVIREILEEAKLDCIYFDELTANPRDSQIQQGAKLYRENKADVIIGLGGGSPIDASKGIATIVSNGGNIHDYEGANRISHPLPPMIFIPTTAGSGSDVSQYAIITDKKRQVKMSIISRSLVPNISIIDPDLLVTKSRELILSSAVDALAHAIESYVSLLASPFTESQAMTAIRLIAGNIKPAANSKDREALKNLSIASTAAGMSFSNAGLGVGHALAHSLGGRYDVTHGMTLPILLPAVVRFNQPSCERKMATIAHAIYESCPAPVSDRKKSLSDTLYMMFAELGIPMQLRKIVPDNDHMEEICRLAVQDACSVPNPRATKWQDLLKICEEVW; encoded by the coding sequence ATGCAGATAACCAAATTCGCCATCCCCGAAGTAATTTTCGGGAACGGCAGTATCCAGTTTCTGGCCTCATGCGCCATGCGACTGGGTGGCAAACGAGTCCTGCTCGTAAGCGACAAAGGTATCGAAAAATCAGGGTGGGTTCAGGTTATTCGCGAGATTCTGGAAGAAGCCAAACTCGACTGCATTTACTTTGATGAATTAACCGCCAACCCCCGGGACAGCCAGATTCAGCAAGGCGCGAAGCTCTACCGGGAAAACAAGGCTGATGTGATCATCGGCCTCGGCGGCGGAAGCCCCATCGACGCATCCAAAGGAATTGCCACCATTGTAAGCAACGGCGGCAATATTCACGATTATGAAGGGGCAAACCGCATCAGCCACCCACTGCCGCCCATGATTTTTATTCCCACCACGGCAGGAAGCGGATCGGACGTATCACAATACGCCATCATTACCGACAAGAAACGCCAGGTAAAGATGTCCATCATCAGCCGCTCGCTGGTGCCCAACATTTCCATCATCGACCCGGACCTGCTGGTCACCAAATCGCGGGAACTGATTCTATCCTCGGCAGTGGATGCTCTGGCCCACGCAATAGAATCCTATGTATCACTGCTGGCATCTCCGTTCACGGAATCGCAGGCCATGACCGCAATCCGGCTGATTGCGGGAAACATCAAACCCGCAGCGAACTCCAAGGACAGGGAAGCCCTCAAGAATCTCTCAATCGCCAGTACCGCTGCCGGTATGTCCTTCAGCAACGCAGGCCTCGGAGTCGGGCATGCGCTGGCCCATTCACTTGGCGGCCGGTACGATGTAACCCACGGCATGACCCTGCCGATACTTCTTCCGGCCGTGGTAAGATTCAATCAGCCAAGCTGTGAACGCAAAATGGCCACAATAGCCCACGCAATATACGAAAGCTGCCCTGCTCCGGTAAGCGACCGCAAGAAATCCCTCAGCGACACTCTATATATGATGTTCGCGGAGCTGGGTATTCCGATGCAGTTGCGCAAGATCGTTCCGGATAATGACCACATGGAGGAAATCTGCAGACTGGCGGTTCAGGACGCGTGTTCCGTGCCCAACCCCAGAGCGACAAAATGGCAGGATCTTCTCAAGATATGTGAAGAGGTATGGTAA
- a CDS encoding histidine phosphatase family protein has translation MIVLIRHGEAENAGGRAIGQTDLPLSENGKLQADMLAEALSGIRFRTFLSSPLDRTMHTARLIEKKSSNSISPCSALAEINLGDWDGLSFEDIKSRFPQGYKERGRNIAGYRPPGGESFLDLRERVSPMLAQLSEEKLPALLITHAGVIRVIMQLVLDFPLENIFGIVPSHCHATVLKNGKKGFTVSGFNLPPGSDLSGFLENIVPKQR, from the coding sequence ATGATCGTTCTAATCCGGCATGGAGAAGCGGAAAACGCCGGAGGCAGAGCCATAGGACAGACGGATCTCCCTCTCTCCGAAAACGGAAAACTTCAGGCCGATATGCTGGCCGAGGCACTCTCCGGGATCAGATTCAGAACATTCCTCAGCAGTCCGCTGGACCGCACAATGCACACCGCGCGGCTGATAGAAAAAAAATCCTCAAATTCAATAAGCCCCTGTTCCGCGCTGGCTGAAATAAATCTGGGAGACTGGGACGGCCTTTCATTTGAAGACATCAAATCCAGATTTCCTCAAGGCTATAAGGAACGGGGACGCAATATCGCAGGCTACCGCCCCCCCGGCGGGGAAAGCTTTCTTGATCTGCGGGAACGGGTCTCTCCCATGCTGGCACAACTCTCAGAAGAAAAACTCCCGGCTCTGCTGATTACCCATGCAGGAGTCATCCGGGTGATAATGCAGCTGGTGCTCGATTTCCCGCTGGAAAACATATTCGGGATTGTTCCATCCCATTGCCATGCCACCGTTCTGAAAAATGGGAAAAAGGGGTTCACAGTCAGCGGTTTCAATCTTCCGCCAGGATCGGACCTCTCCGGATTTCTTGAGAATATAGTGCCGAAGCAACGCTGA
- a CDS encoding PAS domain S-box protein → MFKGNRLSIFAIFLLSVFMMSVVWVNYDSQVELRDASIKRFREDSARKAEVLSHFFSERINDLNDVSASREILGFFSDRLTGMAGKEDNRTMLEDISELFKRFCLLKKIHGIQIYRMMAFVDGDARILADNTGPHPVSRDSVSMDIVEKATAGQTSIRVTGKNEKQIVFVHPLSFNGQRKGAVIAWLNSSEKGDSLLEEAVTGSYGGLELFVYNKDKIYSPQGNVPDGFSSIVIKGLLPSDGKVLTKVLQDGQRRKAFLITCSSVRGTPFQLVYFVPRNDVLGRYEPWQILLTTIVVAVLLLGCGVVLLISNVRNLRLKVQIEESAKQAEFVSERRERLEAEIRARKTAEESLRKINDELEERVEERTNALRERTNDLIREVTERREAEDAMRIIFNRAYDAFIIHDVQGNIIEVNERVLELYKVSLDQIFGLSVRDDLSSPDNQLEVLDEYWGRALGGEDVIFDWTARRPSDGSVFDAEVALCRIEQGGKTAILSTVRDVSELRKIQVQQQEHQEFLNTIFMGIGAAIFVFEPSEGVMVDCNSVGEELLSLTTEQILDPNSQHSFVFKSDSEKDLLCPDVHEQGSYEEGMLIMPDGMSIPVSRRLFEVHIGGRSHLVQVVFDISERKVLERKLNIAQKLESIGQLASGIAHEINTPIQYVGDSIRFVKEAFEDIESLQEQYDRLVADSGDWPGKAARLQEIEEFKDDLDMEFVMEEIPKACKRALEGVERVATIVLAMKNFSHPGEEKPKAVDINKAVMNTVTVSRNEWKYVAELETSLSPDLPLVHGFPGGINQVLLNVIVNAAHAIMEKVQGDEKGTITVSTSYIYPDVEIRITDTGCGIPRDIIMKIYDPFFTTKEVGKGTGQGLAIVHDIVVEKHGGTVDIESEVGKGTTFIIRLPVEAAEEIPVITE, encoded by the coding sequence GTGTTCAAAGGAAACAGGCTGAGCATCTTTGCGATTTTTCTTCTGTCTGTTTTTATGATGTCTGTGGTCTGGGTCAACTATGATTCTCAGGTGGAGCTGCGCGATGCCTCGATAAAACGATTTCGGGAAGATTCGGCCAGAAAGGCTGAGGTCCTGAGTCATTTTTTTTCGGAGCGAATAAATGATCTCAATGATGTTTCCGCATCAAGGGAAATTCTCGGTTTTTTTTCAGATCGCCTCACAGGCATGGCCGGTAAGGAAGACAACCGGACCATGCTGGAAGACATCTCGGAACTTTTCAAACGGTTTTGCCTGCTGAAAAAAATACACGGGATTCAGATTTACAGAATGATGGCCTTTGTAGATGGCGATGCTCGTATTCTGGCGGATAACACTGGTCCTCACCCTGTCTCAAGAGACTCCGTAAGCATGGATATTGTGGAAAAAGCCACTGCGGGACAGACTTCCATTCGCGTCACCGGAAAAAATGAAAAGCAGATAGTTTTTGTGCATCCTCTCAGTTTTAACGGACAGCGGAAGGGGGCTGTTATCGCCTGGCTGAATTCATCCGAAAAAGGCGATTCCTTGTTGGAGGAGGCTGTTACCGGCAGTTACGGCGGGCTTGAATTGTTTGTTTATAATAAAGACAAGATTTATTCTCCTCAGGGGAATGTCCCTGATGGATTTTCATCAATAGTGATCAAAGGATTACTCCCTTCAGACGGCAAGGTGCTGACAAAAGTTCTCCAGGACGGGCAGCGCAGGAAAGCATTTCTGATAACCTGCTCAAGTGTTCGCGGCACTCCTTTCCAGCTTGTTTATTTTGTCCCGCGCAATGACGTGCTGGGCAGATATGAGCCGTGGCAGATATTATTGACTACAATAGTTGTGGCAGTCCTGCTTCTCGGTTGCGGTGTTGTGCTGCTGATTTCAAACGTGCGTAACCTGAGGCTTAAGGTTCAGATAGAAGAATCTGCCAAGCAGGCCGAGTTTGTTTCCGAGCGCAGGGAGAGGCTGGAAGCGGAGATCCGGGCCAGGAAGACCGCAGAGGAGAGTCTGCGGAAAATCAATGATGAACTTGAGGAGAGGGTGGAGGAAAGGACCAACGCCCTGCGGGAACGCACAAACGATCTCATCCGCGAGGTTACCGAACGCCGCGAGGCGGAAGACGCCATGCGGATAATCTTCAACAGAGCCTATGATGCCTTCATAATACACGATGTTCAGGGGAACATTATCGAAGTCAATGAACGTGTTCTTGAGTTGTACAAAGTCTCTCTTGATCAGATATTCGGACTTTCCGTACGGGATGATCTTTCCTCCCCGGACAACCAGCTTGAAGTTCTGGACGAATACTGGGGCCGTGCACTTGGGGGAGAAGATGTTATCTTTGACTGGACGGCGCGGCGTCCCTCGGACGGGTCTGTTTTTGATGCGGAAGTGGCTCTATGCCGTATAGAACAGGGCGGCAAAACCGCGATTCTTTCAACCGTACGCGATGTTTCGGAACTGCGTAAGATTCAGGTTCAGCAGCAGGAGCATCAGGAATTTCTTAATACCATTTTCATGGGCATCGGCGCAGCCATTTTTGTTTTTGAGCCGTCCGAAGGTGTGATGGTGGACTGCAACTCGGTTGGGGAGGAACTGCTTTCCCTTACCACAGAGCAGATTCTGGACCCGAATTCCCAGCATTCCTTTGTCTTCAAATCCGATTCCGAAAAGGACCTGCTCTGTCCGGACGTACACGAGCAGGGATCTTACGAAGAAGGCATGCTGATTATGCCTGACGGTATGTCCATACCTGTCTCGCGCAGGCTTTTTGAAGTGCATATCGGCGGCAGGAGCCATCTGGTTCAGGTTGTCTTTGATATTTCCGAGCGGAAAGTGCTTGAGAGAAAACTGAATATTGCCCAGAAGCTGGAGTCCATCGGGCAGCTTGCATCCGGTATTGCTCACGAGATAAATACCCCGATTCAATACGTCGGAGACAGCATCCGGTTCGTCAAGGAGGCGTTCGAGGACATAGAAAGCCTGCAGGAACAGTATGACAGGCTGGTTGCGGATTCCGGAGACTGGCCAGGTAAGGCGGCCAGATTGCAAGAGATTGAAGAATTTAAAGATGATCTCGATATGGAATTCGTGATGGAAGAGATTCCCAAGGCCTGCAAGCGGGCCCTTGAAGGGGTAGAGCGGGTTGCGACGATTGTGTTGGCCATGAAGAATTTTTCCCATCCCGGAGAAGAGAAGCCGAAAGCTGTGGACATAAACAAGGCGGTTATGAATACGGTAACTGTCTCCCGCAACGAATGGAAATACGTGGCAGAGCTTGAAACATCGCTTTCACCTGACCTGCCGCTCGTGCACGGTTTTCCGGGCGGTATAAATCAGGTTCTGCTTAATGTTATAGTAAATGCCGCTCACGCGATTATGGAAAAAGTGCAGGGAGACGAAAAGGGAACCATCACGGTTTCGACCAGTTATATCTATCCGGATGTTGAAATACGGATTACGGATACGGGTTGCGGCATTCCCAGGGACATCATAATGAAGATTTATGACCCGTTCTTCACCACCAAGGAAGTCGGCAAAGGTACGGGGCAGGGACTGGCAATTGTGCACGACATAGTAGTTGAGAAGCACGGCGGAACGGTTGATATCGAGTCCGAAGTCGGTAAGGGAACGACTTTTATTATCCGTCTGCCGGTAGAAGCTGCGGAAGAAATACCGGTCATTACCGAGTAA
- a CDS encoding DVU_1551 family NTP transferase: MKIYGLILAAGLSSRMGKLKALLPLDGSTVLSRCIRTLVDGGTSDVFVVTGHMADRVGAEAVSMGMHEVYNKDFEQGMFSSVKAGVKALPEDAAAFLVLPVDIPLIRPSTIRALTFDFVADPTDVIYPCFKGERGHPPLISAELIPEIIAHDGTGGLRTILEKHEDKARDRHMPDLGILRDLDTPADYDKACNISRRRIPLPEECEALWELAETPLQTREHCKTVADAACLMAEALNTARNSNKPLDMSTVKSAALLHDVAKLKRNHEAAGAAILTGYGFSGIADIVAAHRDTDIKPESPLTEQEIVFLADKLFQGTRLVTLDERYGKTLERWKDDPEAVAAITGRLHRAKELLKRYEEEAKAEMPSYLIQHMSQGNS; the protein is encoded by the coding sequence ATGAAAATTTATGGACTTATACTGGCGGCGGGTCTCTCGTCGCGAATGGGAAAGCTGAAGGCTCTGCTTCCTCTGGACGGCAGCACGGTACTTTCACGCTGTATCCGAACACTGGTGGACGGCGGAACATCGGATGTGTTCGTGGTCACAGGACATATGGCGGATAGAGTAGGTGCGGAAGCCGTGTCCATGGGGATGCACGAAGTATACAACAAGGATTTTGAGCAGGGAATGTTTTCATCGGTCAAGGCCGGGGTCAAAGCCCTGCCGGAAGATGCTGCCGCCTTTCTGGTACTGCCGGTGGACATCCCGCTGATACGTCCATCCACTATCCGCGCCCTGACCTTCGACTTTGTGGCTGACCCCACCGATGTAATCTACCCCTGTTTCAAAGGGGAAAGGGGACATCCTCCGCTAATAAGCGCAGAACTCATACCGGAAATCATTGCCCACGACGGAACCGGAGGGCTGCGGACCATTCTCGAAAAACATGAAGATAAGGCCAGGGACAGGCACATGCCGGACCTCGGAATACTGAGGGATCTGGATACCCCTGCGGATTACGATAAGGCCTGCAATATCTCACGGCGACGCATTCCCCTTCCCGAAGAATGCGAGGCATTGTGGGAACTGGCCGAAACTCCGCTGCAGACCAGAGAACATTGCAAAACAGTGGCCGATGCAGCCTGTCTGATGGCGGAAGCCCTCAACACAGCCAGAAATTCAAACAAACCCCTGGACATGAGCACGGTAAAAAGCGCCGCACTTCTGCATGACGTGGCCAAACTCAAAAGAAATCACGAGGCCGCAGGCGCAGCAATACTTACAGGATACGGTTTTTCGGGCATTGCAGACATCGTGGCCGCACATCGCGATACAGACATCAAACCGGAATCTCCCCTCACAGAACAGGAAATTGTCTTTCTGGCGGACAAATTATTTCAGGGAACCAGGCTGGTTACTCTGGATGAACGTTACGGCAAAACGCTGGAACGCTGGAAGGATGACCCGGAAGCCGTTGCAGCCATAACAGGGCGTCTGCACAGAGCCAAGGAGTTGCTCAAGCGCTACGAAGAAGAAGCCAAAGCGGAAATGCCGTCCTACCTGATCCAACACATGTCCCAAGGTAATTCATGA